One part of the Rutidosis leptorrhynchoides isolate AG116_Rl617_1_P2 chromosome 1, CSIRO_AGI_Rlap_v1, whole genome shotgun sequence genome encodes these proteins:
- the LOC139854136 gene encoding uncharacterized mitochondrial protein AtMg00810-like produces the protein MSLIAREFAMKDLGNLSYFLGINVSRNSEGLFLNQTKYASEIIERADLVNCNPVKTPVDTNGKLSSSKGKPYSNATLLRSLAGALQYLTFTRPDISYAVQQIGVAAPIHADPHPATVFLGDNLISWSSKRQPTVSRSSAEAEYRGVANVVSESCWICNLLLELHVSFSKATLVFCDNVSAIILIRKSYSTSTHQTY, from the exons ATGTCGCTTATTGCTAGGGAATTCGCAATGAAAGATCTGGGTAACCTAAGTTACTTTCTTGGTATAAATGTTAGTCGCAACTCCGAAGGATTATTTTTAAATCAAACCAAATATGCATCCGAAATAATTGAACGTGCGGATTTAGTGAATTGCAACCCGGTTAAGACACCAGTTGATACAAATGGTAAACTAAGCAGCTCTAAAGGCAAACCATATTCGAACGCTACTCTCCTTCGAAGCTTAGCGGGAGCACTACAATATCTCACTTTTACACGGCCCGACATCTCTTATGCGGTACAACAG ATTGGGGTGGCTGCCCCGATACACGCCGATCCACATCCGGCTACTGTGTTTTTAGGTGATAATCTGATATCCTGGTCTTCAAAACGACAACCAACGGTCTCCCGGTCTAGTGCTGAGGCCGAATACAGAGGTGTTGCAAATGTAGTCTCCGAATCTTGTTggatttgtaacttattattagaactacacgtgtctttttcgaaagctACATTGGTTTTCTGTGATAATGTGAGTGCAATTATTCTAATCCGGAAATCCTATTCAACATCAACGCACCAAACATATTGA